The DNA window GTATGGCAATCTAGGATAACATGGCATGATGTTGAGTAGTATCGGAGTCTTGAAAGGGTCACCGTAGTAGGGCGAGGATGTATAAGAACacatgaagaagaaagcaagTAGGGAAGTCAACAGACTTTAGAAGCACCATAACTGATGGGGAGCACCGACTAGTCTTGCTTGTTCTCATCTTCTGGCACGGGATTCCGTGTCAATAAAGGTTGCATCGAATTTTATGATGTGACAAAATTCGCCCTGTCATTCCTGCCAAACGTACTTTGTGAGAACCGTATTCGATGAGAGTCCTGGTAATTTGAGAGACATTATCATTGCAAACCAAAACGATGGAAAAGGCATCCTTCGAGCTCTGATGTTCTTTTAGTTCCTCAAAGCCATAATACCTTCAACGAGCTCTTTTCTGATATGACTTATGTTTGATGGCGGGCAAAATGGCCCATTGCTATGTGTAAAGAAACCGAGATGTCTTTCTAAATATCTTTTGTGGAGGAAGGCAGGGTCTAGGAGTTTTGGATCGACTGTTGATTTTGGGGATCATCAGCGGTCCTTCCATTGATTAATGTGAATTGAACCCAAATTCAGCTGCGGTAGGAACTTCGGATTGTTGTCATCAACAGGTTTGGGTCTAGAGCAGCTCGGCCTCCTATCTTATCCTTCCTATTTGCTACTAGTTCTTGTGAAGTCGAATGATGTGATGGCTGTTCCACGCCGAAGGCACATGATCCTATCCTTTAAGCCAACCAAGACGTAAAATTAAGCACGCAATGATTGTGTCGACCTTCCTTCTTCCCCGACCCATCAGCCTCTTTAGTCTAAGGCTAGCCTAGCGTGCAAGACCAGTCAGCCCAAAAGATAAGGGCATATTGAATGTCCGTATTCCTAGAACAGATCTTGCTGCTGGAGTTAGTCTCGTTGCTAGAGTTGATCTGGTGTTGCAAAGCACCAGATGTTGTAAGCTCCCCAATACCAATTGGCCTTTGGTAGGTTCTGACGGCGGTATATAGGTTGTCCGATTTATGTGACTAGTTCGGACCATTCTGCGCCGATCAGTTGTCACATATCGAGAAGGAAATGGTTCTTCTAGGGTCCCTTGAGCAGAGGACGACATCTTATCCCCCGTACCAGTAAGCGCCAGTCTAGTGCCATCATTGACATGAAAGCTAAACATTGTTCGTAATAGGCAGGCCTTCGAGTGCTACGGGCTCTGAAGCTACAGGCACACTCCAATAAGCCTCCTCACGGAGAGAGCGTGAGCGAGGAAGGCTTATCAGGTTACTATTGAAAGTCAGACGGTCTTCATTTTCTCatgagagaagagaacgAGGATCAAGTGACAGGAATTAGTCATACCAGAAAAGGCATGTTCCTGTCTTTGCTGACCACTGTCGAGTTCTGATGGAACTTTAAATCCTGGTGTATCTTTtacaagaaagaagaagaaaaacagaTCTCGCCATGTCACCGATACGAGAAGGTAGAGAATGCTCCAAGGAAAAGCTGCCAAAACGACGCaaatttgttgaaattggTGATATATGGCGAAACCACTCTACAGGCAAAGAGGCATgagtgagaatgagagaaaaaagaaacttccAAGTCCTacggaagaaagaagggtATATATCTGCCACACAGGCACATCCCAAGGTAGTTTGGGAGGAGCAGAAGATCTGGAAAACACGTATTTCTCTGGTATCTGCAGCCTGTTTTGAGAATCTGTGTGTAAATAGCATCGTCTTACCGACTAATGTATGATCACAGAACCTGGACCCCCTATACGCAAAGTAACTTGGCACAAATGAAAATTGCAAACTTACTCTATCACACCAGTCTTTGCTGCCTACTCACCAATTCGTCGGCAATTAACAACGATTTACCGTTCAACAGAGAACGTCACATTATCTGATACACACCGACTATTCCGTGCATGGTTTTGTACAGAAATCAATGGACCAGTACTTTATTTCATGTATGCATGACAGCAGTTCCAAACCATGCATATATCTTATCGATGAAGAGGTGCTTTTCGGGAAGTAGCGTGCATTAGAGAAGTTTCGAACATGCAGACCTTTCCGTCACCTCCGCATTCATACAaacggaaaagaaaatggcgTGGAAGAAATTGGCAATGAAAATAATCCCCTCATGGTATCATCAATCTATTCTCCATCTAGCTAGGTATACTACACACGCATGTTTTACAGAATCAACCTCCCGGGCTCCTGTTCCAAGACAAGCTTGAATCTCTGCATGAAGATTGACGCAGCCTCCATGTCAGTTTCTGGAATTGTCACCCAGAACTCATCTGCTGCAACTGGCTCCGGTTTTGGTGCCGAGCGTTTGACTGGTGCCGCCCTTGTAAGACCTGACAAGAAGTCATAGACATCGATGTTACTGTTCCTTTTCGATGATTGTAATGCTTGGGCACCTTGGCGAAGTGCAGCACCGCTCTCCGGTAAAAAGTTTCCTCTAACCCCATTTGCTGAGTTAACTTTGTCAAGCCCGAGAACGGAGTCAAAAAGTTCATCGGATGTGGGTTTGTAGTTCTTTGGGCGGGGAAGGTCATCATTTGCGACATCTGCTGCACGCTCAATGAATGTTGAGAGGGGTATGAATACACCAAGTGTAGATTGTATCCTCTGTTGAACCTCTACGGCTGCTTTCATAGAGATAGTGTGTGCGACACGATGGAATGTGATTGGTTTTGGTGCTGGTGTATCCTTCTTGGCTGGCTTAACTGCCTTGGGAGGAGCAATCTTAATATTGCTGAGGTCGAGGTGGGAGAGTTTGGCAATCTTTTGCGAAAGTTCGGTAGGGTATGAGGAAGATATTGAGCCCAAATATGCTAGAACATCTCCTTTCAATAGTCGATTATTTGGTCCACTGGGAAccatcttttcaatatcagatGCATCTAGTCCACGTGCGTGAATCAAATGTTCGACTGAAGGAAGTAGAGGGtatgtttgtttctttgcttttcctGCCGATTTCTTTGCGGGAGCGGAGGTCTCGGCGGAAGGCTTCGAGGTAGGAGGAGCTTCGGCTTGTGATTCTGAGGACTTTGCAGGGCTTGGCTTCGAGGCCTCTTCTTTTGGCGATGGAGGGGCAGCACTGGCTTCAGCTGGTATTTCCAATGAACTCAAATCATCTCCAGATTCTGCGAGAACACCGATTCTTGTGCCAACCTTGATTCCCTTGCTGCCATCGCCCATTGTAATCTTTGCCATAATACCATCGTCCTGGGCTTCCACATCCATTGAAGCCTTATCAGTTTCGATCTCGAGTAAGACATCGCCAGCCGCAAATGAGTCTCCCTCCTTAACATTCCACTTTGCAATATTTCCCTCGGTCATCGTAGGAGAAAGAGCCGGCATCGTGAAGTTCTGGGCAGCTAGACATGCCGCAGAAGTCCTGAGTCCTACCATCATCAAATATTAACCTCCCATGCTCAACCCAAAATTTCTCAAGGGTAAATACTAACCTCTGGCAGTGGCATCCTGTCGCAATCCCCTAGCAGTAAGTCTAGCAGATACACGACAAGCTGTCGCAAAAGATGCCATGCTGACTGTAGTAGATTTGAAACTCAATTGAGAGTTTCTTGAGGAGGTAAGTGAAAGTCGAAGATATTCTTGAGACGTTGAGATCAACAAATGGGATATTTCGGGAGGGTACACGCTAGGCCAATTAACAGGGTTGAATAATTTCGCCGAACCTCCGATCATTAATTTTTCCCGTCCCGAAGTTGAAGCTTTGGGTTCCGATTtcatttattgaattttgttcTCCAGGTATGGTAcgttttatttgaatatatatatatttgactTGTTAATAAGTCGTTGCTAATACTTTCCAGACGTCCGCATTTTTAAGAGGGTGTATTAAATTACATTCTACGACTCTGAGTTCCTCCCGAACTTTCCTCTCCATAACTCCAAAAACATGTCAAAACCATCGATTCTTCACATCAACAACTCTATGTCGCTCTACAGCTAGAAAGCCAATGGCAATGCCAACGGCAAAGGCAAAATCCAAACCTAAGCCGCAGCTCAAAGCTAAGCCAAAGGTCAcaacccaaatccaaacccccGAATTAGTTGTCGCAGAACCACCATCGCTGGCTCCAAAACCTCTCAAGTACCATAGCTATGCCGACATTCTGGCTGCGAAACCACATACCACAATTCTCTACCAATCAGCTTCGCATACTGGATACATTGTGACGTCTTACATAGCTGGAACCTTCCTTCTGGGGTTTGCCGGTCTCACTTGTACGttttttctcattcattGACCAGACATCTTGCCCTCAAGAACCCCTCGCTAacccattttcttcatctaccAGTTTGGAATAATTACGTTCATATCCCTGATGATATCGCTGTATGGGTTCCCTATGCTTTCGGTGGCATATCTTTCCTCCTCGCTTGTTGTGGAGGCTACGTCATTCTCTCTCCCGCCGGTCTCATAAAATCTATAACCGCCGTCCCTGCCAGCCTATGCGCCCATCCTCCAAAAGTCGCCGCACCTCTCTATGTAGAGGTTGCTCTCAAAAAGATCGTTCCTATTCCTTTCATGCCTCCACGCATCCTAACTCTACCACCATCTTCCCTACATCTTACAAGTCATCTTTATCAAGCCAGAACACCCGCTGAGGAACGAGCATGGAATAGAATAGTTG is part of the Botrytis cinerea B05.10 chromosome 10, complete sequence genome and encodes:
- the Bcpdx1 gene encoding Bcpdx1; translated protein: MASFATACRVSARLTARGLRQDATARGLRTSAACLAAQNFTMPALSPTMTEGNIAKWNVKEGDSFAAGDVLLEIETDKASMDVEAQDDGIMAKITMGDGSKGIKVGTRIGVLAESGDDLSSLEIPAEASAAPPSPKEEASKPSPAKSSESQAEAPPTSKPSAETSAPAKKSAGKAKKQTYPLLPSVEHLIHARGLDASDIEKMVPSGPNNRLLKGDVLAYLGSISSSYPTELSQKIAKLSHLDLSNIKIAPPKAVKPAKKDTPAPKPITFHRVAHTISMKAAVEVQQRIQSTLGVFIPLSTFIERAADVANDDLPRPKNYKPTSDELFDSVLGLDKVNSANGVRGNFLPESGAALRQGAQALQSSKRNSNIDVYDFLSGLTRAAPVKRSAPKPEPVAADEFWVTIPETDMEAASIFMQRFKLVLEQEPGRLIL